One window of Desulfobaculum bizertense DSM 18034 genomic DNA carries:
- a CDS encoding LexA family transcriptional regulator, which yields MSKISSKYGQGFVQVVERIKDATSTRTQVELANVLGIRQSSISDAKRRDSVPADWFLTLFRKFGLNPDWLAMGRGPKYIKTKEGYQPFDQPALSETLHEEGTSYGDPMAAGQVVSYYGMSGDLTEKGQWKPIAKGKIIIPSSFNRDSLLVVQVDGSGMEPLIRRKAIIGLDRDQKSVTSGEIYGVLVPFEGLVLRRIYFDSQANLFVLKAENPNHVDQHISIEDYSEKVVGRMVWMMQEA from the coding sequence ATGAGCAAGATTAGTTCTAAGTATGGGCAAGGCTTTGTGCAGGTTGTGGAGCGCATTAAAGATGCGACATCCACCCGCACCCAGGTCGAGCTTGCAAACGTGCTGGGCATCCGTCAGTCCAGCATTTCTGATGCAAAGCGACGCGACTCTGTGCCTGCTGACTGGTTTTTGACCCTGTTCCGCAAGTTTGGTCTTAATCCAGACTGGCTGGCCATGGGCCGGGGACCGAAGTACATCAAGACCAAAGAAGGCTATCAGCCTTTTGACCAGCCTGCGCTTTCTGAAACGCTTCACGAAGAAGGAACGTCCTACGGCGATCCTATGGCTGCAGGTCAGGTTGTTTCCTATTATGGCATGTCTGGCGATCTGACTGAAAAAGGTCAGTGGAAGCCCATCGCTAAAGGAAAAATCATTATTCCGTCCAGCTTCAACCGTGACTCCCTTCTGGTTGTTCAGGTTGATGGTTCCGGCATGGAACCCCTGATTCGCCGTAAGGCTATCATTGGTCTGGATCGCGATCAGAAGTCTGTGACTTCTGGAGAAATTTACGGCGTCCTGGTACCTTTTGAGGGATTGGTCCTGCGCCGGATCTACTTTGACTCTCAGGCCAACCTGTTTGTCCTGAAAGCAGAAAATCCGAATCACGTTGACCAGCACATTTCCATTGAAGACTACAGTGAAAAAGTTGTTGGCCGCATGGTCTGGATGATGCAGGAAGCGTAA
- a CDS encoding radical SAM protein — protein MAFSIQDTLKQSHDAVPFSKQQITDMLALPPDSVESYAIMAEAKRISKSLTQDRAEVHGQFAINLSPCPKNCKFCSFAVCNGIFKKASQLSPEEVVEHATMLESQGVNAIYIMATANYPFGKFCEAVQETRAQLKPETMLIGNVSDQELDGAQKLADAGLNGVYHALRLREGIDTGLQPEARKNSIRSFKDAGLVVGTCVEPVGPEHSNEELAEMILFTASFDPAFSGAARRIEVPGTEIAARGMISELRMAQIVAVTRLAMPRSVTGNCTHEPYSLGAAAGANLFWAELGANPRDIKEHTEEGRGFTTGKCSELFRDADCGILKGPSQFFRKH, from the coding sequence ATGGCCTTCAGCATTCAGGACACGCTCAAACAGTCTCACGATGCCGTTCCGTTTTCCAAGCAACAGATTACAGACATGCTGGCCCTTCCACCTGATTCCGTAGAGAGCTACGCAATCATGGCCGAAGCCAAACGCATTTCCAAAAGTCTGACTCAGGACCGGGCCGAAGTTCATGGCCAGTTTGCCATTAACCTGTCCCCCTGCCCCAAAAACTGCAAATTCTGTTCTTTCGCAGTCTGCAACGGGATTTTCAAAAAAGCGTCACAGCTTTCTCCAGAAGAGGTGGTAGAACATGCCACCATGCTGGAATCACAGGGTGTTAATGCCATTTACATCATGGCGACAGCCAATTATCCTTTTGGCAAATTCTGTGAAGCAGTGCAGGAAACCAGAGCACAGCTCAAGCCAGAAACCATGCTCATTGGCAATGTTTCTGACCAGGAACTTGATGGCGCACAAAAGCTGGCAGACGCTGGCCTCAATGGTGTGTATCACGCCCTGCGCCTGCGCGAAGGCATCGACACCGGACTCCAGCCCGAAGCCCGCAAAAACAGCATCCGCTCTTTCAAGGATGCAGGGCTTGTTGTTGGCACCTGCGTCGAACCAGTCGGCCCAGAACACAGCAACGAAGAGCTTGCAGAAATGATTCTGTTCACCGCAAGCTTTGACCCTGCCTTTAGCGGTGCGGCACGCCGTATCGAAGTTCCCGGAACCGAAATTGCGGCCCGGGGCATGATTTCCGAACTCCGCATGGCTCAAATTGTGGCAGTCACCCGCCTTGCCATGCCGCGGAGTGTGACAGGCAACTGCACTCACGAGCCATATTCGCTGGGCGCTGCCGCAGGTGCGAACCTGTTTTGGGCAGAACTTGGCGCAAACCCGCGAGACATCAAGGAACACACGGAAGAAGGCCGTGGCTTCACGACCGGCAAATGCTCAGAACTCTTTCGGGATGCTGACTGCGGCATTCTGAAAGGCCCGTCGCAGTTCTTTCGAAAACACTGA
- a CDS encoding cysteine-rich small domain-containing protein, with translation MKHSFKFFANKDCRYYPCHKTADPEHFNCLFCFCPLYFLDDCGGNYKMTRGVKDCTDCTLPHDKGGYAHVLKRLKTEFTEMRKNAAEADKPDESA, from the coding sequence ATGAAACATTCATTCAAATTTTTCGCGAACAAGGACTGCCGGTATTATCCCTGTCACAAAACAGCAGACCCTGAGCATTTCAACTGCCTGTTCTGCTTCTGCCCGCTGTACTTTCTTGACGACTGCGGGGGGAACTACAAGATGACACGAGGAGTCAAGGATTGTACGGACTGTACACTCCCCCACGACAAAGGCGGCTATGCGCATGTTCTGAAACGCCTCAAGACCGAGTTCACCGAGATGCGAAAAAATGCAGCCGAGGCAGACAAGCCTGACGAATCTGCATAA
- a CDS encoding YhjD/YihY/BrkB family envelope integrity protein: MLRLRQYMDDDDQNSERSFAEIQVARLVRWIYMVGHGFIADQCLLRASALAYTTVLSLVPLLAVAFSISKGFGFQDSDFIRSILLRATTGNPEIVDAIVGYINNTNVATLGVIGVSFLLFTVISLLGNIEASFNSIFGIKAQRSIWRKFSDYLTVVLICPLLILVAISATASVQNTGFIQNILSYSVFSTLYIITLKALPFITTWFALLFIYIFIPNTRVRFWPAFGGAFIAGTLWQVTQVLYIKYQVTSSNYNAIYGSFAQVPLFLIWLFISWVIVLLGAEICFALQFSETYYSEARLNDYSFDDRQQLAVLMLALLTHVFMQGKETPDNETIAHRINAPVKLVNDVMYMLAQSRIVQKIDHPGSEAFSLARPPEKVRIVDILRALSHFRAKSGRQPIEMHSKLLSPVFSGLIQAAYESNSNLTLTEFAQKCSFSDFCQDKTEDTQL, encoded by the coding sequence ATGCTCAGGTTACGCCAGTACATGGATGACGATGACCAGAACAGTGAACGAAGTTTTGCAGAAATTCAGGTCGCACGTCTGGTGCGCTGGATATACATGGTTGGGCACGGGTTTATTGCAGACCAGTGCCTCCTGCGCGCCTCTGCACTGGCATACACAACAGTGCTTTCACTTGTTCCCCTGCTGGCTGTTGCCTTCTCTATTTCCAAGGGCTTTGGCTTTCAGGATTCCGACTTTATTCGCAGCATACTTTTGCGTGCGACCACCGGAAACCCTGAAATCGTCGATGCCATAGTTGGCTATATCAACAACACCAATGTCGCCACCCTCGGCGTCATTGGTGTTTCCTTTTTGCTCTTTACGGTCATTTCGCTTCTGGGAAACATTGAGGCCAGCTTTAACAGCATCTTTGGCATCAAGGCCCAGCGCAGCATCTGGCGCAAGTTTTCAGACTACCTCACAGTCGTCCTCATTTGCCCCCTGCTCATTCTGGTTGCCATCAGCGCCACGGCATCCGTCCAAAACACAGGCTTTATCCAAAATATCCTGAGCTATTCTGTTTTTAGCACACTCTACATCATCACACTCAAGGCCCTGCCTTTCATCACAACCTGGTTCGCCCTACTCTTTATCTATATTTTTATCCCCAATACACGGGTGCGCTTCTGGCCTGCATTTGGCGGGGCATTTATCGCAGGAACACTGTGGCAGGTCACCCAAGTCCTGTATATCAAGTATCAGGTCACAAGTTCAAATTATAATGCTATTTATGGAAGCTTTGCCCAGGTCCCACTCTTTCTTATCTGGCTCTTTATCAGCTGGGTCATTGTGCTTCTTGGTGCAGAAATTTGTTTTGCACTCCAGTTTAGCGAAACCTATTACAGTGAAGCGAGACTGAACGACTACAGCTTTGACGACAGACAGCAGCTTGCTGTGCTTATGCTGGCATTGCTCACTCATGTTTTTATGCAAGGGAAAGAGACGCCAGACAATGAGACCATTGCCCACAGAATTAATGCACCGGTGAAGCTGGTGAATGATGTCATGTACATGCTTGCGCAATCCCGAATTGTGCAAAAGATTGACCATCCGGGCAGTGAAGCGTTTAGCTTGGCTCGTCCGCCAGAAAAAGTTCGGATTGTTGACATTTTGCGTGCGCTTTCTCATTTTCGGGCCAAGAGCGGTCGGCAACCCATTGAAATGCATTCAAAGCTGCTCTCCCCCGTATTTAGCGGCCTGATACAGGCAGCATACGAAAGCAACTCCAACCTGACCCTGACGGAATTCGCCCAGAAATGTTCATTTAGCGATTTCTGTCAGGACAAAACCGAAGACACGCAACTATAA
- a CDS encoding HD domain-containing protein codes for MISRDEAYQMVKESNPPSLLHHAEQTEAVMRALAKHFNEDVELWGITGLLHDLDYPQTKDELKAHGAKSREMLEGKLPEDALYAIVAHNSEYTEVDPKSHFDYALRAGETVTGLITAAALVRPNRMEGMKPKSLKKKMKDKSFAASVDRDRIRECDKLDMELAEFLQLSIDAITGVAAETGLV; via the coding sequence ATGATTTCACGAGACGAAGCATATCAGATGGTTAAGGAAAGCAATCCCCCCAGCCTGCTGCATCACGCTGAGCAGACCGAAGCTGTCATGCGCGCTCTTGCTAAGCACTTCAACGAAGATGTTGAACTCTGGGGCATTACTGGTCTTTTGCATGACCTTGACTATCCGCAGACAAAAGATGAACTCAAAGCACACGGCGCCAAAAGCCGGGAAATGCTCGAAGGCAAGCTGCCGGAAGACGCACTTTATGCTATTGTTGCTCACAACAGCGAATATACAGAAGTGGACCCCAAGAGCCATTTTGACTACGCCTTGCGCGCAGGTGAAACGGTGACGGGTCTTATTACTGCTGCGGCACTGGTACGCCCCAACCGTATGGAAGGGATGAAGCCCAAGAGCCTCAAGAAAAAAATGAAAGACAAGTCCTTTGCTGCCAGCGTCGACCGCGACCGCATTCGCGAGTGTGACAAGCTGGACATGGAGCTTGCCGAGTTCCTGCAGCTCTCCATTGATGCCATTACTGGAGTTGCTGCTGAAACTGGCCTTGTGTAA
- a CDS encoding SDR family NAD(P)-dependent oxidoreductase, producing the protein MSFITNKTVVLTGASSGVGQALALQLAEAGAHLLLSGRSRQKLAQTLRLCNKKSAEAQYDAHHSTVAGSLACVDTAYRIGRLARERGNLGGFIHCAGYLAPGPAIWEISPREFGQVMDASLTGAWQLIRFLVPLLLDRDSTFAAFVGSGSAEIVQPGIAAYCVAKAGEEHLARQLAGEAPNIISFVYRPGIVDTPMQAEARSSTGLKADELRPVFGGWKDKGQLISAEDSARGLMQLLNALRPEMSGKTFDVRSLPDFS; encoded by the coding sequence ATGAGCTTTATCACAAATAAAACTGTTGTCCTTACGGGAGCCTCGTCTGGTGTTGGGCAGGCGCTGGCACTCCAGCTTGCCGAAGCTGGCGCCCATCTTCTGCTAAGTGGACGCTCTCGTCAAAAACTTGCGCAGACTTTACGCCTTTGCAACAAAAAAAGTGCAGAAGCTCAGTATGATGCACATCACAGCACAGTTGCCGGGTCTCTTGCCTGCGTCGACACAGCCTACCGCATTGGCCGACTGGCTCGCGAGCGAGGCAACCTTGGCGGCTTTATTCACTGTGCCGGGTATCTCGCCCCCGGCCCTGCAATCTGGGAAATTTCTCCCCGGGAATTTGGGCAGGTCATGGATGCCAGCCTCACTGGTGCGTGGCAGCTTATCCGCTTCCTTGTTCCCCTGCTGCTCGATAGAGATAGCACATTTGCAGCGTTTGTGGGGTCTGGCTCAGCAGAAATTGTTCAGCCGGGAATAGCGGCCTACTGCGTGGCAAAGGCAGGAGAGGAGCACCTCGCCAGACAGCTGGCAGGAGAAGCACCAAACATTATCAGCTTTGTGTACCGCCCCGGCATTGTCGACACCCCCATGCAGGCAGAAGCACGCAGTAGTACGGGACTCAAGGCAGACGAACTGCGCCCGGTCTTTGGTGGCTGGAAAGACAAAGGCCAGCTTATCAGTGCCGAAGACTCCGCGCGCGGGCTTATGCAGCTCCTCAATGCTCTTCGCCCAGAAATGAGCGGCAAGACCTTTGACGTTCGCTCTCTTCCTGATTTTTCATAA
- a CDS encoding insulinase family protein: MIHGFNCLVEKEIPEIGAKAKLFKHERTGAELMSLSCPDRNKVFGVSFRTPPKDSTGVPHILEHSVLCGSDKYPVKEPFVELLKGSLQTFLNAFTYPDKTCYPVASCNVQDFYNLIDVYIDAVFHPRIDENIFRQEGWHYELESLDAPLTRKGVVFNEMKGVYSSPESILQETLQHALYPDMTYGLDSGGAPKHIPDLTYAAFKNFHETYYHPSNARFWFYGDDDEATRLELVDKALEGYSALDVDSVVGLQPSFDAPRTVVQPYDGGADAKAMFAHQWLLSETADRDCALRMEVLEHILIGLPSSPLRRALMESGLGEDLCASGFGDELRQMSFGVGLKGMKAEDLEKAEEVVNRVLSELVEEGPSQEMIEAAMNSVEFDLREQNTGRFPRGLSLMLMSLTTWLYDGDPFTPLAFEAPLAKLKSELEQGAPVFQALIKEQLLENPHRITVLLKPEQGLAKKQDDEEKAELAKIKDGMSEAELQEIMQTAATLKELQGKADDPEALKSIPMLGLEDLEKSETPLPHDEAELSGVRTMLHDVPAQGIVYLDAGFDLRAVEQDDLPLIPLFGRALFEMGTELEDFASLGMRIARKTGGIEPETFVTQNLKGDATLSYLFLRGKAMSENVGDMLDILRDVLSSTKLDNRQRFRQIVMEEKARLEQRIVPAGHMVVLSRLRARCGVSGYLSEQLGGIDALFAHRQLLKDIDEDWNAVLARLERVRERIVARGNLLLNLSATAEDIAAARPALESFISAVPEKELTACEWTPASYPTAEGLAIPAQVNYAGAILDLKSAGYTFSGAHLAVNRLTRMGYLWERVRVQGGAYGAFSSLDRLSGSLAFASYRDPNLDATLKTFAGTGEFFASADLSQDECVKSIVGAIGEMDAYLLPDAQGYTAMVRALVGETVEERQKNRDELLAAGPADFAAYGKLVASAAQNAEFVALGGKETLEASDASLQVVDIL, from the coding sequence ATGATACATGGATTTAATTGTCTTGTTGAGAAGGAAATCCCGGAAATCGGGGCAAAAGCCAAACTTTTCAAGCATGAGCGCACTGGCGCTGAGCTGATGAGCCTGAGCTGCCCGGACCGGAACAAGGTCTTTGGCGTCAGCTTCCGTACTCCACCCAAGGATTCCACCGGAGTCCCGCATATTCTGGAGCACTCCGTGCTTTGCGGCTCTGACAAGTACCCGGTCAAGGAACCCTTTGTTGAACTGCTCAAAGGTTCCCTCCAGACCTTCCTCAATGCATTTACCTATCCTGACAAGACCTGCTACCCCGTGGCAAGCTGCAATGTGCAGGATTTTTATAATCTGATTGATGTGTACATCGACGCTGTGTTCCATCCCCGCATTGACGAGAATATTTTCCGTCAGGAAGGCTGGCACTACGAGCTGGAATCTCTGGACGCTCCGCTGACCAGAAAGGGTGTTGTCTTTAACGAGATGAAAGGCGTGTACAGCTCTCCCGAAAGCATTCTGCAGGAAACCCTGCAGCATGCCCTGTACCCAGACATGACCTATGGTCTGGATTCCGGCGGTGCTCCCAAGCATATCCCGGACCTGACCTATGCTGCATTTAAGAATTTCCACGAGACCTATTATCATCCCTCCAATGCCCGTTTCTGGTTCTATGGTGATGATGACGAAGCAACCCGTCTGGAGCTGGTCGACAAGGCTCTTGAAGGGTACAGCGCTCTGGACGTCGATTCTGTTGTTGGTCTCCAGCCAAGCTTTGACGCCCCCCGGACCGTGGTACAGCCCTATGATGGTGGTGCTGATGCCAAGGCCATGTTTGCGCACCAGTGGCTTCTGTCCGAGACCGCAGACCGTGACTGCGCCCTGCGCATGGAAGTGCTGGAGCATATCCTGATTGGTCTGCCGTCCTCACCGCTTCGCCGCGCTCTCATGGAGTCTGGTCTTGGTGAAGATCTTTGCGCCAGCGGCTTTGGTGACGAACTCCGTCAGATGAGCTTTGGTGTTGGCCTCAAGGGCATGAAGGCAGAAGACCTTGAAAAGGCCGAAGAGGTCGTGAACCGTGTCCTTTCCGAGCTGGTCGAGGAAGGCCCGAGTCAGGAAATGATCGAAGCCGCGATGAACAGCGTTGAGTTTGATCTGCGCGAGCAGAACACAGGACGTTTCCCGCGTGGTCTTTCTCTGATGCTTATGTCTCTGACCACGTGGCTTTATGATGGCGATCCCTTTACCCCGCTGGCCTTTGAGGCGCCGCTTGCCAAGCTCAAGAGTGAACTGGAGCAGGGCGCTCCTGTGTTCCAGGCGCTTATTAAAGAGCAGCTTCTTGAGAATCCGCATCGCATCACTGTTTTGCTCAAGCCTGAGCAGGGCCTTGCCAAAAAGCAGGACGATGAGGAAAAGGCCGAGCTGGCCAAGATCAAGGACGGCATGAGTGAAGCCGAGTTGCAGGAGATCATGCAGACCGCTGCCACGCTTAAAGAACTTCAGGGCAAGGCTGACGATCCGGAAGCGCTCAAGAGCATTCCGATGCTTGGTCTGGAAGATCTTGAGAAAAGCGAAACCCCGCTTCCTCATGATGAGGCCGAGCTGTCTGGGGTACGGACCATGCTGCACGATGTACCTGCACAGGGTATTGTGTACCTTGATGCTGGTTTTGATCTGCGTGCTGTGGAGCAGGATGACCTGCCGCTGATTCCGCTTTTTGGTCGTGCTCTTTTTGAGATGGGAACAGAGCTTGAAGACTTTGCCAGCCTTGGAATGCGCATTGCGCGCAAGACCGGTGGCATTGAGCCTGAGACCTTTGTGACGCAGAATCTGAAAGGCGACGCAACACTGAGTTATCTCTTCCTGCGTGGCAAGGCGATGTCTGAGAACGTGGGTGACATGCTCGACATTCTCCGGGATGTCTTGAGCAGCACCAAGCTCGACAACCGCCAGCGTTTCCGCCAGATTGTCATGGAAGAAAAAGCTCGACTGGAGCAGCGCATTGTTCCTGCCGGGCACATGGTTGTGCTGAGCCGTCTTCGTGCCCGTTGTGGCGTTTCTGGCTATCTGAGCGAGCAGCTTGGCGGCATTGATGCCCTGTTTGCGCACCGTCAGCTTCTCAAGGACATTGACGAAGATTGGAATGCTGTTCTTGCCCGTCTGGAGCGCGTGCGCGAGCGCATTGTGGCTCGTGGCAATCTGCTTTTGAACCTTTCGGCGACTGCGGAGGACATTGCTGCGGCCCGGCCTGCACTTGAGTCCTTTATTTCCGCTGTTCCTGAGAAGGAACTCACTGCCTGCGAGTGGACCCCGGCAAGCTACCCGACAGCAGAAGGGCTTGCTATTCCGGCGCAGGTCAATTACGCGGGAGCAATTCTTGACCTCAAGAGCGCTGGCTACACCTTTAGCGGTGCACATTTGGCTGTGAATCGTTTGACCCGCATGGGGTATCTGTGGGAGCGTGTTCGTGTGCAGGGCGGAGCCTATGGTGCATTCAGCTCGCTGGATCGCCTGTCTGGTTCTCTCGCTTTTGCATCGTACCGTGACCCGAACCTCGACGCCACGCTCAAGACCTTTGCCGGAACTGGTGAATTTTTTGCCAGTGCGGACCTGAGTCAGGACGAATGCGTAAAGAGCATTGTTGGTGCCATTGGAGAAATGGATGCGTATCTGTTGCCAGATGCGCAGGGCTACACCGCAATGGTTCGGGCGCTGGTTGGTGAAACCGTGGAAGAACGCCAGAAGAACCGCGACGAACTGCTTGCTGCTGGTCCCGCAGACTTTGCGGCATATGGTAAACTCGTTGCTTCTGCTGCTCAGAACGCAGAGTTTGTTGCTCTTGGTGGCAAAGAAACTCTCGAAGCTTCAGATGCGTCGCTTCAGGTCGTTGATATCCTGTAA
- a CDS encoding Fur family transcriptional regulator, which yields MKEPLVVFTDYLARKNLKMTPQRRLILEIFLKESGHHTSEDLYNIVKKSDKSIGQATVYRTLKLLCESGLAKEVNFGDGVTRYEQQYGFSHHDHIICEECGKAIAVVDDKIEQLQERLAAEHGFVLTGHEMYLYGICADCRKKDKKLKADTED from the coding sequence ATGAAAGAACCGCTGGTGGTCTTTACCGATTATCTGGCTCGAAAGAATCTGAAAATGACGCCGCAGCGCCGTTTGATTCTGGAGATTTTTTTGAAAGAATCCGGGCATCATACGTCTGAGGATCTCTACAACATCGTCAAAAAGTCCGACAAATCCATTGGACAGGCTACGGTCTACAGGACTCTGAAACTTCTGTGCGAATCCGGCCTTGCCAAGGAGGTCAACTTTGGTGACGGGGTAACCCGGTATGAACAGCAGTATGGATTTTCTCATCACGATCACATCATCTGCGAAGAATGCGGAAAAGCCATAGCTGTCGTTGATGACAAGATTGAGCAGTTGCAGGAGCGTCTCGCTGCCGAGCACGGCTTTGTGCTCACCGGGCATGAGATGTATCTCTACGGAATTTGCGCCGACTGCCGCAAGAAAGACAAAAAGCTCAAGGCTGATACTGAGGACTAG
- a CDS encoding hybrid sensor histidine kinase/response regulator: MNKMKKTILLVDDEQDIRKFLGMSLEELGYSVLTASTGAEALELYTREQPEIILTDVKMPGMSGVDLLIALKEQNPDAEVVMITGHGDMDMAIQSLKHEAADFITKPIQDEILEATLKRVSEKIDMRRKLNEYTNNLERMVEEKSAQVIELERQVAARQMVDGIASALRSITDDVGGNETFNAMPCFISLHNAYLEIVAVNQLYKKKFGNMIGHNSWDLYADPNARDAGCPVGRTFATGKGQRYRKTLRTFDGDQLPVIVHTAPIFDQEGEVDMVLEFTVDITEVKRLQDELRATREKYQVLFDEIPCFVSVIDKDFNTTASNRLYNELFGAEPGVPCHKVLAHRDTPCTKCPAAKTFADGKTHQRETIITAKDERKYNVLVWTAPLRDENGEVTEVMELAADITQIRELQDHLASLGLMIGSMSHGIKGMLTALDGGIYRVESGMKRGDEDRMQAGWDTVKDLTHRIRSMVMQMLHYAKNRELNVEEIELKDFFQAIVNIIAPQAHKAGVEFEYDLHGTPGTLTVDAHVLSAALVNFLENAVDACASDSTPDKKHRVTFDVHATEEILRIHIEDNGTGMDQETREKMFTLFFSSKGFKGTGLGLFVSDKSIRQHGGVIGVNSAPGVGTEFVVRIPRRIPEGEITITDDCE; encoded by the coding sequence ATGAACAAGATGAAAAAGACGATACTTCTTGTAGACGATGAGCAGGACATCCGGAAATTTCTTGGCATGAGCTTGGAGGAGCTGGGATATAGCGTACTCACGGCATCGACTGGCGCCGAGGCACTGGAGCTGTATACCAGAGAGCAGCCAGAAATCATTCTGACAGACGTCAAGATGCCGGGGATGAGCGGCGTCGACCTGCTGATTGCGCTGAAGGAGCAAAATCCTGACGCGGAAGTGGTTATGATTACAGGCCACGGCGATATGGATATGGCAATCCAAAGCCTGAAACATGAAGCGGCAGACTTCATCACCAAACCAATTCAGGATGAAATACTTGAAGCGACACTGAAACGCGTATCTGAAAAAATAGATATGCGCCGTAAGCTGAACGAGTATACGAATAATCTCGAACGGATGGTGGAAGAAAAGTCTGCGCAGGTCATCGAGCTGGAACGACAGGTTGCGGCCCGTCAAATGGTGGACGGCATCGCAAGCGCGCTGAGAAGCATTACCGACGACGTTGGAGGAAACGAGACCTTTAACGCCATGCCGTGCTTTATCTCGCTGCATAACGCTTACCTTGAAATCGTTGCGGTCAATCAGCTCTATAAAAAGAAATTTGGAAACATGATTGGGCATAACTCGTGGGACCTGTACGCAGACCCCAATGCCCGTGATGCAGGCTGCCCTGTAGGACGAACCTTTGCGACAGGCAAAGGTCAGCGCTACAGAAAAACACTGCGCACCTTCGACGGAGACCAGCTCCCTGTTATTGTCCATACCGCTCCAATCTTCGATCAGGAAGGCGAAGTCGATATGGTGCTGGAGTTTACCGTAGACATCACCGAGGTGAAACGCCTCCAGGATGAGCTGCGCGCAACCCGCGAAAAATACCAGGTCCTGTTCGACGAAATTCCCTGCTTCGTGTCAGTCATCGACAAAGACTTCAACACAACAGCCTCCAACAGACTCTATAACGAACTGTTTGGCGCTGAGCCGGGCGTGCCTTGCCACAAAGTGCTGGCCCACCGAGATACCCCGTGTACCAAATGCCCGGCAGCAAAGACCTTCGCCGATGGGAAAACCCACCAGCGGGAAACCATCATTACGGCCAAAGACGAACGAAAATATAATGTCCTCGTCTGGACCGCACCGCTTCGCGATGAAAATGGAGAAGTGACCGAAGTGATGGAGCTTGCCGCAGACATTACCCAAATCCGCGAACTTCAGGACCACCTCGCATCGCTCGGCCTGATGATCGGTTCCATGAGTCATGGCATCAAGGGAATGCTCACGGCACTGGACGGCGGTATTTACCGCGTTGAATCAGGCATGAAACGTGGTGATGAAGATCGCATGCAGGCGGGCTGGGACACAGTGAAAGACCTGACTCACCGCATCCGCTCAATGGTCATGCAAATGCTCCACTACGCGAAAAACCGCGAGCTGAACGTCGAAGAAATCGAGCTGAAAGACTTCTTTCAGGCAATCGTGAATATCATCGCTCCGCAGGCACACAAGGCCGGCGTGGAATTTGAATATGACCTGCACGGCACACCGGGTACCCTGACCGTGGACGCGCATGTGCTGAGCGCGGCACTGGTCAACTTTTTGGAAAACGCGGTGGATGCCTGCGCATCAGACAGCACACCAGACAAAAAGCATCGGGTCACCTTTGACGTGCACGCCACGGAAGAAATCCTGCGCATCCACATTGAAGATAACGGGACAGGCATGGATCAGGAAACGCGCGAAAAAATGTTTACGCTGTTCTTCTCCTCCAAGGGCTTCAAGGGCACGGGCCTTGGCCTGTTTGTCTCAGACAAGTCTATCCGCCAACACGGTGGCGTCATTGGCGTCAACTCCGCGCCGGGAGTCGGGACCGAGTTCGTGGTCCGGATTCCCCGCCGCATCCCAGAAGGCGAAATCACTATTACAGACGACTGCGAATAA